A window of Vidua chalybeata isolate OUT-0048 chromosome 27, bVidCha1 merged haplotype, whole genome shotgun sequence contains these coding sequences:
- the MPND gene encoding MPN domain-containing protein isoform X2, with the protein MAALAAASPGGDECLEEDEDELEPGLDEAEAEAEAGSGAKAAGAARGAVLTRRGITLRVLLRDGLLEPGRGVLSIYYLGKKFVGDLGSDGTITWQETGQVFNSPSAWATHCKRLVNPAKKSGCGWASVRYKGQKLDQYKAAWLRKHQPNVPPPEESLASEGEEEELPEDEEEEAAREGRVAMPEPAAPKKPEERSKKQQGKSLAEPAGTDAGTAGKRLEVKPRVPVRYCTLGTRDSARNPQTLVEVTSFAAINKFQPFNVAISSNVLLLLDFHSHLTRSEVVGYLGGRWDTNTQLLTVLRAFPCRTRLGDAEAAGAVEEEICQSLFLRGLSLVGWYHSHPFGPALPSLHDIDAQMDYQLKLQGSGNGFQPCLGLICGPFYHGNPGVESKIAPFWVMPPPEQRPNDYGIPMDVEVTYIQDGFLTNDVVQEMTLLVEFYKGAPDLVKFQELWSQDQTYLDKLKGSLASRTPKDQSFTHVLEQIFSLLKLSG; encoded by the exons ATGGCAG cgctggccgccgcctcccccggcGGGGACGAGTGTctggaggaggatgaggatgagctGGAGCCGGGGCTGGACGAGGCGGAGGCCGAGGCGGAGGCCGGGAGCGGCGCAaaggcggcgggggcggcccggggAGCCGTTCTGACCCGCAGGGGCATCACCCTGAGGGTCCTGCTCCGAGACGGGCTCCTGGAGCCGGGCAGAGGCGTCCTGTCCATCTACTACCTG ggcaAGAAGTTCGTGGGGGACCTGGGCTCGGACGGGACGATCACGTGGCAGGAGACGGGGCAGGTGTTCAACTCCCCGAGCGCCTGGGCCACGCACTGCAAGCGCCTGGTGAACCCCGCCAAGAAGTCGGGCTGCGGCTGGGCGTCCGTGCGCTACAAGGGCCAGAAGCTGGACCAGTACAAGGCCGCCTGGCTGCGCAAGCACCAGCCCAACGTGCCACCCCCCGAGGAG AGCTTGGCCAGCGagggcgaggaggaggagctgcccgaggatgaggaggaggaagcggCGAGGGAGGGCCGGGTGGCGATGCCGGAGCCGGCGGCTCCCAAAAAGCCGGAGGAGAGGAGCAAGAAGCAGCAGGGCAAGAGCCTGGCGGAGCCGGCGGGGACGG ATGCCGGCACTGCAGGGAAAAGGCTGGAGGTGAAACCCCGGGTGCCCGTCCGCTACTGCACCCTGGGCACCCGCGACTCGGCCAG GAACCCCCAGACCCTGGTGGAGGTGACGTCCTTTGCCGCCATCAACAAATTCCAGCCCTTCAACGTGGCCATCTCCAGCAAcgtcctcctgctcctg GATTTCCACAGCCACCTGACGCGGAGCGAAGTGGTGGGGTACCTGGGGGGGCGGTGGGACACCAACACCCAGT TGCTGACGGTGCTTCGAGCCTTCCCGTGCCGGACCCGCCTGGGCGATGCCGAAGCCGCGGGCgctgtggaggaggag ATCTGCCAGAGCCTGTTCCTGCGGGGGCTGTCGCTGGTGGGGTGGTACCACAGCCACCCCTTCGGGCCCGCGCTGCCGTCCCTGCACGACATCGACGCGCAGATGGATTATCAGCTCAAGCTGCAGGGCAGCGGCAACggcttccagccctgcctggggctcaTCTGCG ggCCCTTCTACCACGGCAACCCCGGCGTGGAGTCCAAAATCGCGCCCTTCTGGGTGATGCCGCCGCCAGAG CAACGGCCCAACGACTACGGGATCCCCATGGACGTGGAGGTCACCTACATCCAGGACGGGTTCCTCACCAACGACGTCGTGCAGGAGATG ACGCTGCTGGTGGAGTTCTATAAGGGAGCCCCCGACCTGGTGAAGTTCCAGGAGCTGTGGAGTCAGGATCAGACCTACCTGGACAAGCTGAag GGCTCCCTGGCCTCCCGCACCCCCAAAGACCAGAGCTTCACCCACGTCCTGGAGCAGATCTTCAGCCTCCTCAAGCTCAGCGGGTGA
- the STAP2 gene encoding signal-transducing adaptor protein 2, whose protein sequence is MERPVPLPRGTRPWARHYYEGFVDKWGPRDQGYRRVWAGLLGLKLAFYTGPQDHEPLELLDLGELVTVQAEGGVLVLKLRGQEVTMKTESWEKQEMWRGFILTMAKMKIPQDLALLPGHNFQLLQALREEQEHRDTPVSPTTPVSPTTPVSRTTPVSPTTPVSPTIPVSPTTPVSPSPSEPVPSCFFQVTRAEAERLLEQSAGRGNLLLRPGGHGQGVSVTTRQELDGTALLRHYRVKREDQGYVVDVETPHRCSSLAEVAQFFVRRSKGRLQPLEPEYSAQLEFVPMEGSPPPAAAALGPALRRGRPALRRRRGPPGLGLVPEEQIYMNDPGSTQELLRELQKKLQLRQAQ, encoded by the exons ATGGAGCGGCCGGTGCCGCTGCCCCGGGGGACCCGGCCCTGGGCCCGGCACTACTACGAGGGCTTCGTGGACAAGTGGGGGCCGCGGGATCAG GGCTACCGGAGGGTCTGGGCCGGGCTGCTGGGGCTCAAACTCGCCTTCTACACGGGGCCCCAGGACCACGAG cccctggagctgctggaccTGGGCGAGCTGGTGACCGTGCAGGCCGAGGGTGGGGTGCTCGTCCTCAagctgaggggacaggaggtgacaaTGAAG acagagagctgggagaagcaggagatgTGGCGGGGATTCATCCTGACCATGGCCAAG ATGAAGATTCCCCAGGACCTGGCGCTGCTGCCCGGACACaacttccagctcctgcaggctctgcgggaggagcaggagcacagggacacccccgTGTCGCCGACCACCCCCGTGTCGCCGACCACCCCCGTGTCGCGGaccacccccgtgtccccgaccacccccgtgtccccgacCATCCCCGTGTCGCCGaccacccccgtgtcccccagcccctccgAGCC ggtccccagcTGTTTTTTCCAGGTGACGCGTGCCGAGGCCGAgcggctgctggagcagagcgcGGGCAGGGGGAACCTGCTGCTGCGGCCCGGGGGACACGGCCAGGGCGTCTCGGTCACCACGCGGCAGGAGCTGGACGG GACAGCGCTGCTGAGGCACTACAGGGTGAAGAGAGAGGACCAGGGCTACGTCGTCGACGTGGAGACCCCG CACCGCTGCTCGTCGCTGGCAGAGGTGGCGCAGTTCTTCGTGCGCCGCAGCaagggcaggctgcagcccctggagcccGAGTACAGCGCCCAGCTGG aGTTCGTGCCGATGGAGGGGAGCCCCCCCCCGGCTGCGGCCGCGCTCGGGCCGGCCCTGAGGAGGGGGAGGCCGGCCCTGAGGAGGCGCAGAGGCccccccgggctggggctggtgccCGAGGAGCAGATCTACATGAACGACCCCG GGAGtacccaggagctgctcagggagctgcagaagaagctgcagctgcGCCAGGCTCAGTga
- the SH3GL1 gene encoding endophilin-A2 isoform X1 — MSVAGLKKQFYKATQLVSEKVGGAEGTKLDDDFKEMEKKVDVTSKAVTEVLTRTIEYLQPNPASRAKLTMLNTMSKIRGQVKNPGYPQSEGLLGECMIRYGKELGEDSNFGDALLDAGESMKRLAEVKDSLDIEVKQNFIDPLQNLCDKDLKEIQHHLKKLEGRRLDFDYKKKRQGKIPDEELRQAMEKFEESKEVAETSMHNLLETDIEQVSQLSALVDAQLDYHRQAVQILDELAEKLKRRMREASSRPKREYKPKPRETYDFRETDQSNGGFSCNPTPKVSAASASFRSDKPSRASVRSIPPLDQPCCKALYDFEPENDGELGFKEGDIITLTNQIDENWYEGMIHGQSGFFPLNYVEVLVPLPQ, encoded by the exons CTGGTCAGCGAGAAGGTCGGAGGGGCCGAAGGGACCAAGTTAGACGATGACTTCAAGGAGATGGAAAAG AAAGTGGACGTGACCAGCAAGGCGGTCACAGAAGTACTGACCAGAACCATAGAGTACCTCCAGCCCAACCCAG CTTCCAGAGCCAAGCTCACCATGCTCAACACGATGTCCAAGATCCGCGGGCAGGTGAAGAACCCCGGCTACCCCCAGTccgaggggctgctgggggagtGCATGATCCGCtatgggaaggagctgggagaggattCCAACTTTG ggGACGCGCTCCTCGACGCCGGCGAATCCATGAAACGCCTGGCGGAGGTGAAGGACTCGCTGGACATCGAGGTCAAACAGAACTTCATTGATCCCCTGCAGAACCTGTGTGACAAGGACCTGAAAGAGATCCAG CACCATCTCAAGAAGCTGGAAGGGAGGCGCCTGGACTTCGACTACAAGAAGAAGCGACAGGGCAAGATCCCCGACGAGGAGCTCCGGCAGGCCATGGAGAAGTTTGAGGAGTCCAAGGAAGTGGCAGAGACCAGCATGCACAACCTCCTGGAGACAGAT ATCGAGCAGGTGAGCCAGCTGTCAGCCCTGGTGGACGCCCAGCTGGATTACCACAGGCAGGCCGTGCAGATCCTGGACGAGCTGGCCGAGAAGCTCAAGCGCAG gaTGAGGGAGGCCTCCTCACGTCCCAAGCGGGAATACAAACCCAAGCCCAGGGAGACGTACGACTTCAGGGAGACTGACCAGTCCAACGGGGGCTTCTCCTGCAACCCCACCCCCAAAGTCTCAG CAGCTTCCGCCTCTTTCCGGTCGGACAAGCCGTCCCGGGCCTCCGTCAGGAGTATCC cccccctggaccagccctgctgcaaagCCCTCTACGACTTCGAGCCCGAGAACGACGGCGAGCTGGGCTTCAAGGAGGGCGACATCATCACCCTGACGAACCAGATCGACGAGAACTGGTACGAGGGGATGATCCACGGCCAGTCCGGCTTCTTCCCGCTCAACTACGTGGAAGTGCTGGTCCCGCTACCTCAGTGA
- the MPND gene encoding MPN domain-containing protein isoform X1 has translation MAALAAASPGGDECLEEDEDELEPGLDEAEAEAEAGSGAKAAGAARGAVLTRRGITLRVLLRDGLLEPGRGVLSIYYLGKKFVGDLGSDGTITWQETGQVFNSPSAWATHCKRLVNPAKKSGCGWASVRYKGQKLDQYKAAWLRKHQPNVPPPEEVGPGSPPRGTPREGGEVGASPVCSQSLASEGEEEELPEDEEEEAAREGRVAMPEPAAPKKPEERSKKQQGKSLAEPAGTDAGTAGKRLEVKPRVPVRYCTLGTRDSARNPQTLVEVTSFAAINKFQPFNVAISSNVLLLLDFHSHLTRSEVVGYLGGRWDTNTQLLTVLRAFPCRTRLGDAEAAGAVEEEICQSLFLRGLSLVGWYHSHPFGPALPSLHDIDAQMDYQLKLQGSGNGFQPCLGLICGPFYHGNPGVESKIAPFWVMPPPEQRPNDYGIPMDVEVTYIQDGFLTNDVVQEMTLLVEFYKGAPDLVKFQELWSQDQTYLDKLKGSLASRTPKDQSFTHVLEQIFSLLKLSG, from the exons ATGGCAG cgctggccgccgcctcccccggcGGGGACGAGTGTctggaggaggatgaggatgagctGGAGCCGGGGCTGGACGAGGCGGAGGCCGAGGCGGAGGCCGGGAGCGGCGCAaaggcggcgggggcggcccggggAGCCGTTCTGACCCGCAGGGGCATCACCCTGAGGGTCCTGCTCCGAGACGGGCTCCTGGAGCCGGGCAGAGGCGTCCTGTCCATCTACTACCTG ggcaAGAAGTTCGTGGGGGACCTGGGCTCGGACGGGACGATCACGTGGCAGGAGACGGGGCAGGTGTTCAACTCCCCGAGCGCCTGGGCCACGCACTGCAAGCGCCTGGTGAACCCCGCCAAGAAGTCGGGCTGCGGCTGGGCGTCCGTGCGCTACAAGGGCCAGAAGCTGGACCAGTACAAGGCCGCCTGGCTGCGCAAGCACCAGCCCAACGTGCCACCCCCCGAGGAGGTGGGACCGGGGTCACCTCCCCGTGGCACCCCCAGGGAAGGGGGCGAGGTGGGTGCCAGCCCCGTCTGCTCGCAGAGCTTGGCCAGCGagggcgaggaggaggagctgcccgaggatgaggaggaggaagcggCGAGGGAGGGCCGGGTGGCGATGCCGGAGCCGGCGGCTCCCAAAAAGCCGGAGGAGAGGAGCAAGAAGCAGCAGGGCAAGAGCCTGGCGGAGCCGGCGGGGACGG ATGCCGGCACTGCAGGGAAAAGGCTGGAGGTGAAACCCCGGGTGCCCGTCCGCTACTGCACCCTGGGCACCCGCGACTCGGCCAG GAACCCCCAGACCCTGGTGGAGGTGACGTCCTTTGCCGCCATCAACAAATTCCAGCCCTTCAACGTGGCCATCTCCAGCAAcgtcctcctgctcctg GATTTCCACAGCCACCTGACGCGGAGCGAAGTGGTGGGGTACCTGGGGGGGCGGTGGGACACCAACACCCAGT TGCTGACGGTGCTTCGAGCCTTCCCGTGCCGGACCCGCCTGGGCGATGCCGAAGCCGCGGGCgctgtggaggaggag ATCTGCCAGAGCCTGTTCCTGCGGGGGCTGTCGCTGGTGGGGTGGTACCACAGCCACCCCTTCGGGCCCGCGCTGCCGTCCCTGCACGACATCGACGCGCAGATGGATTATCAGCTCAAGCTGCAGGGCAGCGGCAACggcttccagccctgcctggggctcaTCTGCG ggCCCTTCTACCACGGCAACCCCGGCGTGGAGTCCAAAATCGCGCCCTTCTGGGTGATGCCGCCGCCAGAG CAACGGCCCAACGACTACGGGATCCCCATGGACGTGGAGGTCACCTACATCCAGGACGGGTTCCTCACCAACGACGTCGTGCAGGAGATG ACGCTGCTGGTGGAGTTCTATAAGGGAGCCCCCGACCTGGTGAAGTTCCAGGAGCTGTGGAGTCAGGATCAGACCTACCTGGACAAGCTGAag GGCTCCCTGGCCTCCCGCACCCCCAAAGACCAGAGCTTCACCCACGTCCTGGAGCAGATCTTCAGCCTCCTCAAGCTCAGCGGGTGA
- the SH3GL1 gene encoding endophilin-A2 isoform X3 — MSVAGLKKQFYKATQLVSEKVGGAEGTKLDDDFKEMEKKVDVTSKAVTEVLTRTIEYLQPNPASRAKLTMLNTMSKIRGQVKNPGYPQSEGLLGECMIRYGKELGEDSNFGDALLDAGESMKRLAEVKDSLDIEVKQNFIDPLQNLCDKDLKEIQHHLKKLEGRRLDFDYKKKRQGKIPDEELRQAMEKFEESKEVAETSMHNLLETDIEQVSQLSALVDAQLDYHRQAVQILDELAEKLKRRMREASSRPKREYKPKPRETYDFRETDQSNGGFSCNPTPKVSAPLDQPCCKALYDFEPENDGELGFKEGDIITLTNQIDENWYEGMIHGQSGFFPLNYVEVLVPLPQ, encoded by the exons CTGGTCAGCGAGAAGGTCGGAGGGGCCGAAGGGACCAAGTTAGACGATGACTTCAAGGAGATGGAAAAG AAAGTGGACGTGACCAGCAAGGCGGTCACAGAAGTACTGACCAGAACCATAGAGTACCTCCAGCCCAACCCAG CTTCCAGAGCCAAGCTCACCATGCTCAACACGATGTCCAAGATCCGCGGGCAGGTGAAGAACCCCGGCTACCCCCAGTccgaggggctgctgggggagtGCATGATCCGCtatgggaaggagctgggagaggattCCAACTTTG ggGACGCGCTCCTCGACGCCGGCGAATCCATGAAACGCCTGGCGGAGGTGAAGGACTCGCTGGACATCGAGGTCAAACAGAACTTCATTGATCCCCTGCAGAACCTGTGTGACAAGGACCTGAAAGAGATCCAG CACCATCTCAAGAAGCTGGAAGGGAGGCGCCTGGACTTCGACTACAAGAAGAAGCGACAGGGCAAGATCCCCGACGAGGAGCTCCGGCAGGCCATGGAGAAGTTTGAGGAGTCCAAGGAAGTGGCAGAGACCAGCATGCACAACCTCCTGGAGACAGAT ATCGAGCAGGTGAGCCAGCTGTCAGCCCTGGTGGACGCCCAGCTGGATTACCACAGGCAGGCCGTGCAGATCCTGGACGAGCTGGCCGAGAAGCTCAAGCGCAG gaTGAGGGAGGCCTCCTCACGTCCCAAGCGGGAATACAAACCCAAGCCCAGGGAGACGTACGACTTCAGGGAGACTGACCAGTCCAACGGGGGCTTCTCCTGCAACCCCACCCCCAAAGTCTCAG cccccctggaccagccctgctgcaaagCCCTCTACGACTTCGAGCCCGAGAACGACGGCGAGCTGGGCTTCAAGGAGGGCGACATCATCACCCTGACGAACCAGATCGACGAGAACTGGTACGAGGGGATGATCCACGGCCAGTCCGGCTTCTTCCCGCTCAACTACGTGGAAGTGCTGGTCCCGCTACCTCAGTGA
- the SH3GL1 gene encoding endophilin-A2 isoform X2 — protein MSVAGLKKQFYKATQLVSEKVGGAEGTKLDDDFKEMEKKVDVTSKAVTEVLTRTIEYLQPNPASRAKLTMLNTMSKIRGQVKNPGYPQSEGLLGECMIRYGKELGEDSNFGDALLDAGESMKRLAEVKDSLDIEVKQNFIDPLQNLCDKDLKEIQHHLKKLEGRRLDFDYKKKRQGKIPDEELRQAMEKFEESKEVAETSMHNLLETDIEQVSQLSALVDAQLDYHRQAVQILDELAEKLKRRMREASSRPKREYKPKPRETYDFRETDQSNGGFSCNPTPKVSASASFRSDKPSRASVRSIPPLDQPCCKALYDFEPENDGELGFKEGDIITLTNQIDENWYEGMIHGQSGFFPLNYVEVLVPLPQ, from the exons CTGGTCAGCGAGAAGGTCGGAGGGGCCGAAGGGACCAAGTTAGACGATGACTTCAAGGAGATGGAAAAG AAAGTGGACGTGACCAGCAAGGCGGTCACAGAAGTACTGACCAGAACCATAGAGTACCTCCAGCCCAACCCAG CTTCCAGAGCCAAGCTCACCATGCTCAACACGATGTCCAAGATCCGCGGGCAGGTGAAGAACCCCGGCTACCCCCAGTccgaggggctgctgggggagtGCATGATCCGCtatgggaaggagctgggagaggattCCAACTTTG ggGACGCGCTCCTCGACGCCGGCGAATCCATGAAACGCCTGGCGGAGGTGAAGGACTCGCTGGACATCGAGGTCAAACAGAACTTCATTGATCCCCTGCAGAACCTGTGTGACAAGGACCTGAAAGAGATCCAG CACCATCTCAAGAAGCTGGAAGGGAGGCGCCTGGACTTCGACTACAAGAAGAAGCGACAGGGCAAGATCCCCGACGAGGAGCTCCGGCAGGCCATGGAGAAGTTTGAGGAGTCCAAGGAAGTGGCAGAGACCAGCATGCACAACCTCCTGGAGACAGAT ATCGAGCAGGTGAGCCAGCTGTCAGCCCTGGTGGACGCCCAGCTGGATTACCACAGGCAGGCCGTGCAGATCCTGGACGAGCTGGCCGAGAAGCTCAAGCGCAG gaTGAGGGAGGCCTCCTCACGTCCCAAGCGGGAATACAAACCCAAGCCCAGGGAGACGTACGACTTCAGGGAGACTGACCAGTCCAACGGGGGCTTCTCCTGCAACCCCACCCCCAAAGTCTCAG CTTCCGCCTCTTTCCGGTCGGACAAGCCGTCCCGGGCCTCCGTCAGGAGTATCC cccccctggaccagccctgctgcaaagCCCTCTACGACTTCGAGCCCGAGAACGACGGCGAGCTGGGCTTCAAGGAGGGCGACATCATCACCCTGACGAACCAGATCGACGAGAACTGGTACGAGGGGATGATCCACGGCCAGTCCGGCTTCTTCCCGCTCAACTACGTGGAAGTGCTGGTCCCGCTACCTCAGTGA